The Fusobacterium sp. IOR10 region TTTGATAACAATGCAAGAATTATTGCAATTTTTTGTTTCTGTCCTCCACTCATTTCATATGGATATTTTTTTAAAATATCTGAACTTAAATTAGCCATGTCCAACATTTCTAAAATTTTATTTGAAATAATCTTTTTATCTTTAACCTTATGTAATTTAAAAGGTTCTTCTAATATCCACTTTATATTTTTCATTGGATTCAAAGAAGAATTTGGGTCTTGGAAAACCATTTGAATTTTTTTAGATGTTCTAGCACCTTTCTGGCACATTGTTTTATTATTAAAAATAATTTCTCCACCATTTTTATCAATTAGTCCAATTAAAATTTTAGCTGTAGTTGATTTTCCACATCCTGATTCTCCCACAAGTCCGTAAATTTCACCTCTTTTAATTTCAAAAGAAACATTTTTAAGGACATGCTTTTCGTTATAATATTTATTAATATCCTTAACTTTTAGCAACATCTTTAATCACCTTTTCACAAGCAACAAAATGATTTTTTTCAACTTCAACTAAATCATTTTCTTTACAATTATTAAAATATTTACATCTGTTACCAAAGAAACATTTGTTTAAATTTCTTTTTTCAGGTTCTATAATAGTCCCAACAACATATGGCAACAGTTTATTTTTATCTTCCATACTAAAAAGCATGCTATAGAGAGCCCTGGTGTATGGATGTAAGGCTTTTT contains the following coding sequences:
- a CDS encoding ABC transporter ATP-binding protein, translating into MLLKVKDINKYYNEKHVLKNVSFEIKRGEIYGLVGESGCGKSTTAKILIGLIDKNGGEIIFNNKTMCQKGARTSKKIQMVFQDPNSSLNPMKNIKWILEEPFKLHKVKDKKIISNKILEMLDMANLSSDILKKYPYEMSGGQKQKIAIILALLSNPILLIADEAVSSLDLSGQASILNFFKKLQQELKLSYLFISHDLRVVYHMCDRIGVMRHGEIVEEGTPQEIYSNPKHEYTKALLRALPSSPEFMKELDNI